Below is a window of Leptospira hartskeerlii DNA.
TTCCGGAAAGATTAAAATACCAACAAGAGCCCAGATTTTTCCCAATCCATTTCGATCATTTCGGTTCAGAAAGAAATTTCCGGAGGCTCCAAAAGGGAGAAGTCCTGGAAATTGGCGGTGTCAAAGTGGAATGGCTTCCTCTCAAACATCCGGGAGGCTCCATCGCCTACAAATTCACCGAAAATGGGAAAAGTTTTATTTTTGCCACCGATGCCGAGTATAATGGTGAGGATTTTCCTTTGATCCAGGAGCAAAAACCATTCTTCAAAGGGGCAGATCTTTTGGTTTTGGACGCTCAATACACTTTGGACGAATCCTTCCAAAAATTCGATTGGGGTCATACTTCTTACACTATGGCAGTCAATTGTGCTTCTTCTTGGGAGGTCAAAAAACTGGCTTTGACCCACCATGAACCCGCCTATTCGGACGAAATTTTAGCAATCATCTTGGATGACGCCAGAACCCATGCTGAAAATCTTGGAGCTAAGGACCTATCCATTGTACTGGCTAGAGAAGGAATGAAATTCAAACTCGTATGAATCTATTTAGCGAAGGAATTCACAGAGCTACAAAAACACTTTTGGTCTTAGCCTTATTGGGCGGTCTATTTTTCGGATATATTATCGCAGAAGTGGATGAGGGGGGAGAGCTTGCAATTCTTGCTTCTTACCAACCTACCACTCCAACTCGTTTGTATGATATCAACGGTGTGGTGTATGCTGAATTGTATCGCCATAAGCAGCAACTTCTAAAATACCAAGATATTCCTCCTCATGTTGTCCAAGC
It encodes the following:
- a CDS encoding MBL fold metallo-hydrolase, whose amino-acid sequence is MEIFLYGVRGSIPAPLSNQEYREKVISILRLVAKSEGKAFSSPEEWFDQLPEPLNYVVGGNTTCVRIIGSSGVELVVDLGTGARVLGEDLVREKFGQGKGEASVFFTHTHWDHIHGIPFFKPMYIPGNKFTFYSPLEDLPERLKYQQEPRFFPIHFDHFGSERNFRRLQKGEVLEIGGVKVEWLPLKHPGGSIAYKFTENGKSFIFATDAEYNGEDFPLIQEQKPFFKGADLLVLDAQYTLDESFQKFDWGHTSYTMAVNCASSWEVKKLALTHHEPAYSDEILAIILDDARTHAENLGAKDLSIVLAREGMKFKLV